In the genome of Achromobacter sp. MFA1 R4, the window CTCGTTGCGCACGATCATGACCAGTTGCGTGCGGCCGCGCGCCTTGATTTCCTGGACGTCGGTCAGCTTGACCCGCGCGGCGTCGATGGGCGGTTCCGCGCTGCGGCCGGGCGAGGGCGACGGGCGCGAGCCCAGCAACCCGACGGCCAGGGGAACCAGGACGCCGGCCACGATCGCCACCGAGATCGCCGCGACCGCGATGGGCTTCATGGGCGCGGAAGGCGGCTTCTGGATGTTGCGCAGGATCTTTTCCAGCCGCTGCGCGACGTTGTCTTCGACCAGCGTGACCGCGTGGCAGTGGCTGCACTGGTATTCGTTGGTGTCCAGCTTGGTGAACTGGGCGCTGCCGCAGGTGGAGCAGGTCAGCGTCACCGTGTTGATCGTGGTCTGTTTGGGCGTCATTCTCGCGGGGCGGGCGTGCGGTCCCCAGGCGCGGGCCGGGATGGCGCGGCGGGGGCGGGCATGTCGGGCTAGCCGGGCGGCAAGGATAGCGGCGTCCCGATGTGGAGGCGGTGCGGGAGCGCATCAGCTTGTGACCAAATGTGTGCAATCGCCCCGTCCGTGCAACCCCGATGCGGGGGCAAGGGGGCGTTTCGGTTGGCCCCCGCGGCCAGTGCTATGATGCCCGGCGTCAAAAATCCGTTAACCCGTTAACCCGTTACCACGCCGTCTCCCGTCGATCCGCTCACTGCCGCCCTGGCGCGCAGCCGGGCAGAGCCGAGGTCTGGCTCCCCCGCATGAGCATCTATCAACATCTGCTGTTTCTGGCTTGCGTGGCGCTTGCCACCTATGCGCAGACGATGACCGGCTTTGCGTTCGGCCTGGTGCTGCTGGGCCTGTCGGGCGTGTTCCAGCTTGCCACCGTGTCCGAAGTGGCCAACGTGGTCAGCGTGCTGTCGCTGGCAAATGCCGCCGTGACGCTGCTGCGCGCCCGGCCGCAGGTGAACTGGTCCTTGCTGACGCCCGCCGCGATCAGCAGCCTGGCGGGTGTCGGGGTGGGCGTGGCCGCGTTGACATGGATCAGCGGGTCCATGGCGGTGCTGCTGCAGTTGCTCCTGGGCATCACCATCCTGGCGTGCGCCATTTTGCTCGTGGCCCGCACCCAGCCGCTGGCGCAGCTTTCCTCCCGCGCTTCCAGCGTGTTCTTCGGCGGCGTGTCGGGGGTGCTGGGCGGCCTTTTTTCCAGCGCCGGCCCGCCCATGGTCTATCACCTGTACCGCCAGCCGCTGCCGCTGGCCACCATCCGCAACAGCCTGCTCATCCTGTTCTCGCTCAACGCCACGGTGCGCCTGGCGCTGGTGACGGGGCAGGGGGCTTTCACGGCGTCGTCGTTCTGGCTGAGCCTGCAGGCGCTGCCGATCGTCATCGGGGTGACGTGGTTTGCGCGGCGCTACAGCACCGAGAATTCGATG includes:
- a CDS encoding TSUP family transporter; this translates as MSIYQHLLFLACVALATYAQTMTGFAFGLVLLGLSGVFQLATVSEVANVVSVLSLANAAVTLLRARPQVNWSLLTPAAISSLAGVGVGVAALTWISGSMAVLLQLLLGITILACAILLVARTQPLAQLSSRASSVFFGGVSGVLGGLFSSAGPPMVYHLYRQPLPLATIRNSLLILFSLNATVRLALVTGQGAFTASSFWLSLQALPIVIGVTWFARRYSTENSMKTVKRMVFVLLLAAGLGLIVPASRILTAG